A region of Acaryochloris sp. CCMEE 5410 DNA encodes the following proteins:
- a CDS encoding fatty acid desaturase yields MTSSLDASNLQLRTLPDKCITLPDIIKSLPKECFQQNVFRAWSGAITSLVMVFLGYVAIVYSPWFLLPITWIFTGTALTGCFVIGHDAGHRSFARQCWVNNLVGHVWMMPLIYPFHSWRILHNFHHAHTNELGVDNAWRPFDIQEFENLSTMSRTLYKLIRGYFWWIGSIVHWANLHFNWNSFNEKDRGDVKFSIGVVLIFIAIFFPLIIYMTGIWGFVKFWLIPWMVYHFWMSTFTIVHHTAADIPFKPTDEWNATEAQLLGSVHCDYPFWVEFLCHDINVHVPHHISSAIPFYNLRMAHQNLKKNWENYIYERKFNWALMKEISEQCHLYDPEHAYLSFKDYASRNKGMVAKVSDSHDFGYKR; encoded by the coding sequence ATGACTTCATCCCTTGATGCGTCGAACCTTCAACTGAGAACACTGCCCGATAAATGCATTACCTTACCAGATATCATAAAATCCTTGCCGAAAGAATGCTTTCAACAGAACGTATTTAGAGCTTGGTCTGGAGCTATCACTAGTTTAGTGATGGTGTTCTTAGGATATGTGGCCATTGTTTATTCTCCATGGTTTTTATTACCTATAACCTGGATATTTACGGGAACCGCCTTAACTGGCTGCTTTGTCATTGGACATGATGCAGGCCATAGGTCTTTTGCAAGACAGTGCTGGGTCAATAATTTGGTTGGACATGTGTGGATGATGCCTCTGATTTACCCTTTTCATAGCTGGCGAATTTTGCATAATTTCCACCATGCCCATACCAATGAATTGGGGGTCGATAATGCTTGGCGTCCTTTTGATATCCAAGAATTTGAAAATCTTTCCACCATGAGTCGCACTTTATACAAACTTATTCGCGGCTATTTTTGGTGGATAGGTTCTATTGTGCATTGGGCCAATTTGCACTTTAACTGGAATTCCTTTAATGAAAAAGACCGAGGTGATGTCAAGTTCTCCATTGGCGTTGTGCTTATATTTATTGCAATTTTTTTCCCTCTCATAATTTACATGACTGGTATTTGGGGTTTCGTTAAATTCTGGTTGATTCCCTGGATGGTCTATCACTTTTGGATGAGCACATTCACAATTGTTCACCATACTGCTGCTGATATTCCCTTTAAACCCACTGATGAATGGAATGCTACGGAAGCACAACTTTTGGGGTCAGTACATTGCGACTATCCCTTTTGGGTAGAGTTTTTATGCCATGATATTAATGTTCATGTACCTCATCATATTTCTTCAGCAATTCCTTTTTATAATTTGCGCATGGCTCACCAGAACTTGAAGAAGAATTGGGAGAATTATATTTATGAACGCAAATTTAATTGGGCCTTAATGAAAGAAATTTCTGAACAATGTCATCTCTATGATCCTGAACATGCATATTTATCTTTTAAGGATTATGCCTCTCGTAACAAGGGTATGGTTGCCAAAGTTTCAGATAGTCATGACTTCGGGTATAAGCGTTAA
- a CDS encoding sodium-dependent bicarbonate transport family permease — translation MDISLIISNILNPPVLFFFLGMTAVFVQSDLEIPAPIPKLFSLYLLFSIGFKGGVELIKSGITQDVMLTLAAAMMMACFVPLYTFFILKIKLGNYDAAAIAATYGSISAVTFITASAFLTDLGIDFDGFMVAALALMESPAIIVGLILVNLFAANREQDLEWSEVLKEAFLNSSVFLLVGSLLIGVLTGEHGWEVLEPFTQGLFYGVLTFFLLDMGLVAARRIKDLQKTGVFLIGFAILIPIVNAGIGLGIAKLIGMSVGNALLFSVLCASASYIAVPAAMRMTVPEANPSLYVSTALAVTFPFNIIVGIPLYLSGIEFLWS, via the coding sequence ATGGACATTAGTCTCATCATATCTAATATTTTAAATCCACCTGTATTATTCTTTTTCTTGGGCATGACGGCTGTTTTCGTCCAATCTGACTTAGAAATACCCGCCCCGATCCCCAAGTTATTCTCGCTTTATCTGCTCTTTTCCATCGGCTTTAAGGGGGGAGTTGAACTTATTAAGAGTGGGATTACCCAGGATGTAATGTTGACTCTAGCTGCGGCGATGATGATGGCGTGCTTCGTTCCGCTCTACACCTTCTTTATTCTCAAAATCAAGCTGGGAAATTATGATGCGGCTGCGATCGCAGCGACGTATGGCTCTATCAGTGCCGTGACCTTTATTACCGCTAGTGCTTTCTTAACCGATTTAGGAATTGATTTTGATGGCTTTATGGTAGCCGCCCTAGCCTTAATGGAATCTCCTGCTATTATTGTTGGCTTGATTCTCGTTAACCTATTTGCCGCCAACCGAGAACAAGACTTGGAATGGTCTGAAGTTCTAAAGGAAGCCTTTCTCAACAGTTCTGTGTTTCTTCTCGTTGGTAGTTTACTGATCGGCGTCTTAACGGGAGAGCATGGTTGGGAAGTCCTAGAACCTTTTACCCAAGGTCTGTTTTATGGTGTGCTCACCTTCTTCTTACTCGATATGGGGTTAGTGGCTGCACGCAGAATTAAAGACTTGCAAAAAACCGGAGTTTTCCTAATTGGGTTTGCCATACTGATACCAATAGTCAATGCTGGTATCGGGTTAGGAATCGCCAAACTGATTGGCATGTCCGTTGGTAATGCACTCTTATTCTCAGTGCTTTGTGCGAGTGCTTCATACATTGCTGTTCCTGCCGCAATGCGCATGACTGTTCCCGAAGCCAATCCGAGCCTCTATGTTTCAACGGCTTTAGCTGTGACTTTTCCATTCAATATTATTGTCGGAATCCCTCTGTACCTTTCTGGAATCGAGTTTTTGTGGAGTTAA
- a CDS encoding P-II family nitrogen regulator produces MHPVKKIEIIANSFELGKILDALDQSGVHGHAVIHNVAGKGLRGDTEDLDHTMLDNVYIIAFCAPDLLKPVVDNIRPLLNKFGGTCYVTDTLEIRSVRCVS; encoded by the coding sequence ATGCATCCTGTTAAAAAAATTGAAATTATTGCGAATTCCTTTGAACTCGGTAAAATTTTAGACGCTTTAGATCAATCGGGGGTTCATGGTCATGCTGTCATCCATAATGTTGCGGGTAAGGGCTTGCGCGGTGATACTGAAGACCTAGACCACACGATGCTAGATAACGTTTATATCATCGCCTTTTGTGCACCTGACTTATTGAAGCCAGTTGTGGACAATATTCGCCCTCTCCTTAACAAATTTGGTGGTACTTGTTACGTTACAGATACTCTAGAAATTCGGTCTGTACGCTGTGTCTCTTAA
- a CDS encoding DUF6429 family protein, translating into MKPDNNKIDDAVLALLALNIHDETEQGARSWKGHDWEALNRLHHKGWISDPVTKAKSVILTPEGLARSRELFKQLFTKETSS; encoded by the coding sequence ATGAAGCCCGACAATAACAAAATTGATGATGCGGTTCTCGCTTTACTAGCCCTAAATATTCATGATGAAACTGAACAGGGGGCTCGCAGTTGGAAAGGGCACGATTGGGAGGCTCTTAATCGGTTGCACCACAAAGGGTGGATCAGTGACCCTGTCACCAAGGCCAAATCTGTCATCCTGACACCTGAAGGACTAGCGAGAAGTCGAGAGCTATTTAAACAGCTATTTACAAAAGAGACCTCATCGTAA
- a CDS encoding DUF4351 domain-containing protein — MPKVSDIGGKRLLGLAPDAWAQWVTQQTDVIALEILGSEFQWVSRENDVLMKVESPAHGEFLILTELQLRYTDKMPLRMRAYAALAQESYNLPVYPVLVNILPHSASTVVSRRFESDFLGLQARQDYCVINLWEVDAETVFERSLDTLLPFVPILKEGGNQQTVRRALVQLQQNEELVELESLLGFFASFVLDTELVRQIMRWDMTVLRESPWYQEIRQESLQEGREEGEQTGILKGEQSIVLRLLTRRIGDVSPDLQSQIQSLSLDQLESLGEALLDFSEPAELVNWLQEHRIN, encoded by the coding sequence GTGCCCAAAGTTTCAGACATTGGCGGGAAACGTTTGTTGGGATTAGCTCCTGATGCTTGGGCACAGTGGGTGACTCAACAAACTGATGTCATTGCTCTCGAAATCCTGGGGTCTGAATTTCAGTGGGTCAGTCGTGAAAACGATGTGCTCATGAAGGTGGAGAGCCCTGCTCATGGCGAGTTTCTGATTCTCACAGAGTTACAACTACGCTACACAGACAAAATGCCTCTGAGGATGAGAGCCTATGCAGCCCTGGCTCAAGAAAGCTATAACTTGCCTGTTTATCCTGTGTTGGTCAATATTTTGCCGCACTCTGCTTCAACCGTTGTGAGTAGGCGCTTTGAATCTGATTTCTTGGGTCTCCAGGCTCGACAAGATTACTGTGTCATCAATCTTTGGGAGGTCGATGCTGAGACCGTATTCGAGCGATCGCTGGATACCCTACTTCCTTTTGTGCCAATTCTCAAGGAGGGTGGAAATCAGCAGACGGTTAGACGGGCCTTGGTTCAGCTCCAGCAGAATGAGGAATTAGTTGAGTTAGAATCTCTATTAGGGTTCTTTGCTAGCTTTGTCCTAGACACAGAGCTGGTAAGACAAATTATGAGGTGGGACATGACGGTATTACGAGAGTCGCCCTGGTATCAAGAAATTCGGCAGGAGTCTTTGCAAGAAGGCCGTGAAGAAGGGGAACAGACTGGCATTCTCAAAGGGGAACAGTCCATTGTCCTCCGCTTGCTCACCCGCCGCATCGGTGACGTTTCCCCAGATTTGCAATCGCAGATCCAATCCCTATCCCTCGACCAACTCGAATCTCTCGGTGAAGCATTGCTTGACTTCTCAGAACCTGCTGAGCTGGTGAACTGGTTGCAGGAACATCGCATCAATTAA
- a CDS encoding carboxypeptidase-like regulatory domain-containing protein codes for MNRRWAPILGLWVNLWVTPAILAHGIVVDYRVTPGTVEIEAAFESGEPMANAQVTVYTPDHAAEPWLTATADEEGHFTFSPPADQKGTWQIKVQQAGHGKILNIPVNETSSGTAGAKPFSPLVQNVISVIVIGGSILTAILLFSKRKQ; via the coding sequence ATGAACAGACGTTGGGCACCGATATTAGGATTGTGGGTCAATCTCTGGGTGACTCCGGCGATCCTTGCACACGGCATCGTTGTGGATTATCGCGTCACCCCTGGCACTGTTGAAATTGAAGCAGCCTTTGAATCGGGGGAGCCAATGGCGAATGCCCAAGTGACGGTCTATACGCCCGATCATGCGGCTGAACCCTGGCTAACGGCAACGGCGGATGAGGAGGGCCACTTTACCTTCTCGCCTCCGGCTGACCAGAAAGGCACTTGGCAGATTAAGGTTCAGCAGGCGGGACACGGCAAGATTCTTAATATCCCTGTCAACGAAACTAGCAGTGGGACAGCAGGAGCTAAGCCGTTCAGTCCTTTAGTGCAGAACGTGATAAGCGTTATCGTGATTGGGGGCTCCATTTTGACGGCCATTTTGTTGTTCTCTAAAAGGAAGCAGTAA
- a CDS encoding leucine-rich repeat domain-containing protein produces MAYQTAIANLSSNQLSSLPPGIGQLTKLQTLDLRGNKLSSLPVEIEKLRQSTKITVEGNPLPPHILEQYEPR; encoded by the coding sequence ATGGCTTACCAAACTGCAATCGCTAACCTGTCGAGTAACCAACTGAGTAGCTTGCCACCAGGAATTGGACAGCTTACCAAGCTACAAACCCTAGATCTCCGGGGCAATAAGCTGAGTAGCTTGCCAGTAGAGATAGAGAAGCTGCGTCAATCAACAAAGATAACTGTGGAGGGCAACCCATTACCCCCTCATATTCTTGAGCAATATGAACCTCGTTGA
- a CDS encoding DUF4303 domain-containing protein — MFDAATSYFHWWQNVYPEQKVYAYGFYTTPCVEWAGIVVMTEDGLRTVANEYKEKDYYRNKSIDELITMLRWSPEDSPHCLENNNIFSSVNKHLAKVSETTHGLDVDDDAFCEYIDSLYKALIAALLRFRAEILGNSREPLLSVWFGDQSDKEIEYFIESCNDLEILDWYRKTVT; from the coding sequence TTGTTTGATGCTGCAACCTCCTACTTTCACTGGTGGCAAAATGTCTATCCAGAGCAGAAGGTTTATGCGTATGGATTTTACACAACTCCCTGCGTTGAGTGGGCGGGTATTGTAGTCATGACTGAAGATGGCTTGCGTACAGTAGCCAATGAGTATAAGGAAAAAGACTATTATCGCAACAAGAGTATTGATGAGTTAATAACTATGCTTCGGTGGTCTCCCGAAGATTCTCCGCATTGTTTGGAAAATAACAACATTTTCTCATCGGTCAACAAGCATTTGGCAAAGGTTAGTGAGACCACGCATGGATTAGATGTGGATGATGATGCCTTTTGTGAATATATTGATTCACTTTACAAAGCGCTTATTGCAGCGCTTCTCCGATTTCGTGCTGAAATTCTTGGTAACTCACGAGAACCATTACTCTCTGTGTGGTTCGGGGATCAAAGCGACAAAGAAATCGAGTATTTTATTGAGAGCTGCAATGATTTAGAAATCCTTGACTGGTATAGAAAAACTGTGACATAA
- a CDS encoding sigma-70 family RNA polymerase sigma factor has product MVQIVFSQDSYSKRPLHEGLTEQQAWELASQVKARTQLLKHKKEGLTLAEKRICLRGERALRLLINECRPIIWAQIYRFIGSERISRDEMYQLGVMCVERAANNHNPNKPGRQRKFKSWVSFQLRQRFLNLFRGEFRFCRRNRNTCNQLIHTNRNSDGYTPLDSALNKDLRERLDQIITTSLTEQKAKLLQAYYWQDRDSASIASHFGIKRETVKGYLYESRKQLRENPQLKELAESVFSATPNY; this is encoded by the coding sequence ATGGTACAGATAGTTTTTTCCCAAGACAGTTATAGCAAGCGCCCTCTCCATGAAGGTTTAACGGAACAACAAGCATGGGAATTAGCTTCCCAAGTCAAAGCCCGGACTCAATTACTCAAACATAAGAAAGAGGGTTTAACACTAGCAGAGAAACGAATTTGCCTTCGCGGTGAACGAGCGCTGAGATTGCTTATCAATGAGTGCCGCCCGATCATTTGGGCACAAATCTATCGCTTTATCGGGTCCGAACGAATTTCCAGAGATGAAATGTACCAACTGGGGGTGATGTGTGTGGAGCGGGCGGCAAACAACCATAACCCGAATAAGCCAGGAAGACAAAGAAAGTTCAAAAGCTGGGTGTCATTTCAACTTAGACAGCGATTTCTCAACCTCTTCAGGGGTGAATTCAGGTTTTGCCGCAGAAACAGAAACACTTGTAACCAACTGATTCACACGAACCGTAATAGCGACGGGTATACTCCTCTCGATTCTGCACTGAATAAAGACTTAAGAGAAAGGCTCGATCAGATCATCACCACTTCATTAACCGAGCAAAAGGCCAAGCTCCTCCAAGCGTATTACTGGCAAGATAGGGATTCTGCCAGCATTGCCTCCCACTTTGGAATAAAAAGAGAGACGGTCAAGGGATATCTTTATGAATCCCGCAAACAGCTCCGAGAGAACCCACAACTCAAGGAGTTAGCCGAGTCCGTCTTTTCTGCGACTCCCAACTATTAA
- a CDS encoding DUF6876 family protein produces MITASELHAELAHCYGSESHYQHWLGIRYSEGVKTLTEKGECPWLLDEIASYQQARIIKCNPNLQEFQLWMLTVNPDQSAVLNCYEDSPSTCSPVITQEIPFTDFPLLEMKLYVEYGVVLLPSEH; encoded by the coding sequence ATGATCACCGCTTCAGAGCTTCACGCTGAACTCGCGCATTGCTATGGCAGCGAATCTCACTATCAGCACTGGCTGGGCATCCGATACTCCGAAGGTGTCAAAACACTGACAGAGAAAGGGGAGTGTCCCTGGCTTCTAGATGAGATCGCAAGTTACCAACAGGCCCGAATCATCAAATGCAATCCCAACCTCCAAGAATTCCAGCTCTGGATGTTGACCGTTAACCCCGACCAGAGCGCTGTCTTGAACTGCTACGAAGACAGCCCCAGTACTTGCAGCCCCGTGATTACTCAAGAGATTCCCTTCACGGATTTCCCGCTGCTAGAAATGAAGCTGTATGTGGAATACGGCGTAGTGCTACTGCCTTCCGAACATTAA
- a CDS encoding helix-turn-helix transcriptional regulator has protein sequence MGVHENSVYRLRKSQVMPRLTHETLDKICEFLDCSPGDLLIREKEDKP, from the coding sequence ATGGGGGTTCATGAAAACTCTGTGTATCGTCTAAGGAAGTCGCAGGTTATGCCTCGTCTGACTCATGAAACCCTAGATAAAATATGTGAATTCTTAGATTGCAGTCCTGGAGATCTATTGATTCGGGAGAAAGAAGATAAGCCATGA
- a CDS encoding DUF29 domain-containing protein, giving the protein MTTNMRTLYDRDVVEWADQQAQLLRDGRFDLLDLENLIEEIEDVGNRHRDKVKSQLKRMLLHLLKISYQPSKHTSSWDITIVDAANQIKDEFEDRPSLRPHLEESFDLCYKRARRDAANETRLDISTFPKQCPDGIRAKAWELINSDD; this is encoded by the coding sequence ATGACCACCAATATGCGCACCCTATATGACCGTGATGTCGTGGAGTGGGCCGATCAGCAGGCTCAACTGTTGCGTGATGGTCGGTTTGACTTACTCGACCTGGAAAACTTGATTGAGGAAATTGAAGATGTGGGTAACCGCCATCGAGACAAGGTAAAAAGCCAGCTCAAACGGATGCTTTTGCACTTACTGAAGATCAGCTATCAGCCCTCTAAGCATACTAGTAGCTGGGATATCACTATCGTCGATGCCGCCAACCAAATCAAAGATGAATTTGAAGATCGCCCCTCCTTGCGTCCTCACTTGGAGGAATCATTCGATCTATGTTACAAGCGGGCGCGTCGAGATGCAGCCAACGAAACCAGGCTCGATATTTCCACGTTTCCTAAGCAATGTCCTGATGGTATCAGGGCTAAAGCATGGGAGTTAATCAACAGTGATGACTAG
- a CDS encoding AbrB family transcriptional regulator, whose product MARNKKQPKPITGNDLIEKVKQLSDLTREEKARACGYVAIEKDGSERIKLMAFLNALLDAEGINLDNHPSNGSGQGGRKASYRISVQSNGNLLVGRAYTQELGVEPGDEFEISLGRKHIHLNKVA is encoded by the coding sequence ATGGCTAGGAATAAAAAACAGCCTAAACCGATAACAGGTAATGATTTGATTGAAAAAGTAAAACAACTGAGTGATTTAACTCGCGAAGAAAAAGCAAGGGCCTGTGGTTATGTTGCTATTGAGAAGGATGGCTCAGAACGGATTAAGCTCATGGCGTTTCTAAATGCGCTTTTGGATGCAGAGGGCATTAACTTAGACAATCATCCCTCTAATGGCAGTGGCCAAGGAGGACGCAAAGCTAGCTATCGGATCAGTGTTCAATCCAATGGCAACCTACTGGTGGGGAGGGCCTATACCCAAGAACTGGGTGTCGAGCCTGGGGATGAATTCGAAATCTCTCTGGGCCGGAAGCACATTCATTTGAACAAAGTTGCCTAA
- a CDS encoding DUF1830 domain-containing protein produces the protein METLIRRTERQRSVVAANNNVSCYYINKTQAMQVVRVVTLPHQFLERTLLPRQQLRFEALPHAELEVYTYSNATAILSAKILCASLQEDLGYNWVTPTSSLWVEIISSDLPVDSMQRNSCSSALLNGEMN, from the coding sequence ATGGAGACGCTAATTCGCAGGACGGAGAGACAGCGTAGCGTAGTAGCAGCAAACAACAACGTTTCCTGCTACTACATTAACAAAACCCAAGCAATGCAGGTTGTAAGGGTTGTCACTCTTCCTCACCAGTTCTTAGAACGTACCCTTTTGCCGAGACAGCAACTCCGGTTTGAAGCACTACCCCACGCAGAACTAGAGGTTTATACCTACTCGAACGCCACAGCAATACTCAGCGCAAAGATCCTGTGTGCCAGTCTACAAGAAGACCTCGGCTATAACTGGGTTACCCCCACCTCTAGTCTATGGGTAGAGATAATTTCGTCAGACCTACCAGTAGATAGTATGCAGCGCAACTCGTGTTCTTCGGCGTTGCTCAATGGCGAGATGAATTAA
- a CDS encoding DUF6930 domain-containing protein, producing MSDEKRKNQRLQKAQTLRQTHETWSGTCGRAPFWIVPDDIAPYRPFLFCLADESSKVLRTNTFEQEPSTNEIFAEVLHGICRPMLGSGRARRPKVLFLDNSDLVDALTPLLSDLGVRCEFRHSLPILKELLYSMEKQINRREPIPGLLTIPSITKPFLGHLYELAADFYAATPWYWLNDMNPIAICVTPDKEPRYAVVMGSGGEIFGLAVYDSLDDLLAIYDSSLSNQQLTKKSSTLVLFFEEARAMGFEDLDAMEANDWSVVDELGYPIFGRSTPSMEIRNPSKADLFWMEAALAGILKYLRKHTPVESFDWIPSDETISVKLTGGKTQTKLRFPDLNELLSGHLD from the coding sequence ATGTCTGACGAGAAAAGAAAGAATCAACGCCTTCAGAAAGCTCAAACCTTACGTCAAACCCATGAAACCTGGTCAGGAACGTGTGGTCGTGCTCCCTTTTGGATTGTGCCTGACGATATCGCTCCCTATCGTCCTTTTTTGTTCTGTTTAGCCGATGAGAGTTCAAAGGTATTGCGTACCAATACCTTTGAACAAGAACCGTCCACCAACGAGATATTTGCAGAAGTTCTCCATGGCATTTGCCGTCCGATGTTGGGATCCGGTAGAGCCCGCCGTCCAAAAGTTCTGTTCCTTGACAATTCTGATCTTGTCGATGCACTGACACCCTTACTCTCAGACTTAGGTGTTCGCTGTGAATTCCGCCATTCTCTTCCCATTCTCAAAGAGTTACTTTACTCAATGGAGAAACAGATCAATCGGCGCGAACCTATTCCGGGGTTATTAACGATCCCTTCTATAACCAAACCTTTCTTGGGACATCTTTATGAGCTGGCTGCTGATTTTTACGCTGCCACTCCCTGGTACTGGTTAAATGATATGAATCCAATAGCAATTTGCGTCACTCCAGATAAAGAGCCTCGCTATGCTGTCGTTATGGGTAGTGGCGGAGAAATTTTTGGTTTGGCGGTCTATGATAGCTTGGATGATTTACTTGCAATTTATGACTCAAGTCTGTCAAATCAGCAACTAACCAAGAAATCTAGCACGCTAGTACTCTTTTTCGAGGAAGCAAGAGCCATGGGGTTTGAAGATCTTGATGCTATGGAAGCAAATGATTGGTCAGTTGTTGACGAGCTAGGCTACCCGATTTTCGGACGCAGCACCCCATCAATGGAAATTCGAAATCCTTCCAAAGCAGATCTGTTCTGGATGGAGGCTGCTTTAGCTGGTATCTTGAAATACCTCCGTAAACATACTCCTGTGGAGTCCTTTGACTGGATTCCCTCAGATGAGACTATTAGTGTAAAACTCACTGGCGGAAAAACGCAAACCAAACTACGATTTCCTGATTTGAATGAATTACTAAGTGGGCACCTCGATTAA
- a CDS encoding chlorophyll a/b-binding protein, which produces MNSQPSFTGFSAFSETWNGRLAMIGFTLALITEALTGKGIIGQLLTWLAF; this is translated from the coding sequence ATGAATTCTCAGCCTTCTTTCACTGGATTTAGCGCTTTTTCCGAAACTTGGAATGGGCGACTCGCCATGATTGGGTTTACCTTAGCCTTAATTACTGAAGCTCTTACTGGCAAAGGCATTATTGGTCAACTTCTGACCTGGTTGGCTTTCTAA
- a CDS encoding chlorophyll A-B-binding protein, whose protein sequence is MNTSNNFFGFNPFAEAWSGRLAMVGFYLAIVIELVTGKGVLHFWGLM, encoded by the coding sequence ATGAATACATCTAACAATTTTTTTGGCTTTAATCCCTTTGCTGAAGCTTGGAGTGGCCGCCTAGCGATGGTGGGCTTCTATCTAGCTATCGTTATTGAATTAGTAACTGGAAAAGGTGTTCTCCATTTCTGGGGATTGATGTAA
- a CDS encoding helix-turn-helix transcriptional regulator has protein sequence MKDFLDERGITPYRFGKDVGLAQATAYNLYNDPEHLPSIKNLKRICEYYKVQTNLIVHVTFSDQ, from the coding sequence ATCAAAGACTTCTTAGACGAAAGGGGTATAACTCCCTATCGGTTTGGTAAAGACGTAGGTCTAGCACAGGCAACTGCGTACAACCTGTACAACGATCCTGAGCATCTACCATCTATCAAAAATTTGAAGCGTATTTGTGAGTACTACAAGGTACAAACAAATCTGATTGTGCATGTCACTTTTTCGGATCAATAA
- a CDS encoding tyrosine-type recombinase/integrase — MSSKVLATVATEFLNRPGYAASTLKSYELTLLPLLQQYGSLPLELLTREVLEDYLNSLQQLSYTTHRRHQAILQSLLNFALERGHIKSNPIAHLKQRKPDVQQGESGTDELVRYLTPQQLQRLYQRVKPDRRMHALVRLLHRTGARIAELLALDLANVDLQDCKFQVVGKGNKRRWCFYSDDAAQVLAEYIQYYRHPSSPALFTAQQPKSGLITRVSYTTIYKSWKKLTEQDPVLEGLRLHDLRHTFATERVGLMGIEELRALMGHQHLQTTLRYQKVTSSRAEKVAKQALQKLIN, encoded by the coding sequence ATGTCCAGTAAGGTCTTAGCTACAGTAGCGACTGAATTTCTCAACCGTCCAGGCTACGCTGCTAGCACTCTCAAGTCCTATGAGTTGACCCTTCTTCCTTTGCTGCAGCAGTATGGCAGCCTACCACTGGAATTACTGACACGGGAAGTACTTGAAGACTACCTCAACAGTCTCCAGCAGTTGTCCTACACTACCCATCGGCGTCACCAGGCGATTCTTCAATCCTTGCTGAACTTTGCTTTGGAACGAGGGCATATCAAATCGAATCCCATTGCTCATCTCAAGCAACGTAAACCTGATGTACAACAAGGAGAGTCTGGGACAGACGAGTTAGTCCGATATCTCACCCCTCAGCAATTGCAACGGCTGTATCAAAGGGTTAAACCAGATAGACGCATGCACGCACTGGTCCGTTTGCTTCATCGCACGGGGGCCAGGATTGCTGAACTACTGGCTTTGGATCTCGCCAATGTTGATCTCCAAGACTGTAAGTTTCAAGTGGTGGGTAAGGGCAATAAACGCCGGTGGTGTTTCTACAGCGATGATGCCGCACAAGTATTAGCGGAATACATTCAATATTATCGACACCCCAGTTCTCCAGCCTTATTTACAGCACAACAGCCCAAATCAGGATTGATAACCCGTGTGAGCTATACAACCATCTATAAAAGCTGGAAAAAATTGACTGAGCAGGATCCGGTCTTGGAGGGGCTACGGCTCCATGATCTACGGCATACCTTTGCCACGGAGCGAGTGGGTTTAATGGGAATCGAGGAGTTGAGGGCCTTGATGGGACATCAACATTTACAGACGACTTTGCGCTATCAAAAGGTGACTTCAAGCAGAGCTGAAAAAGTCGCTAAACAGGCTCTACAAAAGTTGATTAATTGA